The genomic window CGTCCTGATGGACGACGAGCAGCGCGAAAACGAGGGCGATCTGTGCATGGTAGCCGAGAAGGTCACCCCCGAAGCGATCAATTTCATGCTCAAATACGGGCGCGGTCTAGTCTGCCTGCCGATGGCGGCGGAACGGATCGAGCGCTTGGGCTTGAGCATGATGGTGGGCGACAATACCTCACCGCTGGGTACGGCCTTTACCAACTCAATCAACGCCCGCCGCATTTCCGGGTCGGGGGTATCGGCCCGCGATCGCGCCACTACCATTCTGCACGCCGTGCGCGAGGATGCGTTGGGCAACGAATTCATAAGCCCCGGCCACGTCTATCCCTTGCGCGCGCGCGAGGGCGGTGTCCTGGTGCGCAGCGGACAGACCGAGGGTGCGGTAGACTTGGCGCGCTTGGCCGGTTTGAAACCCGCCGGCGTCATTTGCGAGATTCTCAAGGACGACGGATCGATGGCGCGCCGCGACGACCTGGTGCTTTTCGCTCGCCGGCACAAACTCAAAATCCTGACCGTAGCCGATATCATCGAGTACCGCTTGCGGATCGAGACCCTGGTGCAGCGCGTAGCTCAGGCTCGCCTACCCACCGAGTACGGTGAGTTCGAAGCGATGGTCTATCGCGATCTGGTCGACTTGACCGAGCATCTGGTGTTGGTCATGGGTGCGGTCGACCCAAACGAACCGATATTGGTTCGTGCCCATCGGGAATATTTGGCCGGCGACGTCTTTGCCTACCAGGAACGCGATACCCGCGCCCTGATGACGGCGGCGATGCGTCAGATTGCGGCGGCAGGTCGCGGAGTGATCCTGTATCTTAAGCGAAGTTTCAATGCACTGGCAGCCGAATTGGGTGGCCCCACCACGTCGCCGCCGTTGGCCAGCACCCAAGCCGACAATACGGTGGGCGGGGATTTTCGCGATTATGGCATTGGAGCACAGATCCTGCGCGATATCGGCGTTCGTAAAATGGTGTTGCTCTCCGATCGTGCGCCGCGCCTGGCCAATTTGACCGGCTACGGCCTGGAGCTGGTCGAGGCGCTACCACTGTCTCTGGAAGACGGACGGTTGGCTTCGCACAACGGTACTCCGCAACGCGACGGAAGCGTTTGAGCTCGGGGGGTCACCTCCAAGCCGCGAGCTGAGCCCGCTTGATGAGGCGCCTTTTAAGTCCCGTGAGGCCATGTTGAGGATAGTGTCCTGACAATGCTTTGCACAAAGGGGGGCTTAAACGCGGATGACGGGCGGCTAGACGCGAATCCTACCCATCGGTGACAGAAGAGTGAGGAGTTTTAGGTTCAACCTTGTGCTGATGCTGTGGGCCATCTTCGGGTTGGTCTGTGCAGCGCCGGCCAGGGCCTTGCCGCACGCGAACCAGGTGGTGCATCTGAGCGCGGCCGAGTTGAAGCCAGGCTCCCGGCGCAACGCGCCCTGGACCCTCGTCGTGGGGGTGACCATCGCTTCGGGATGGCACATCAATTCCGACCATCCGCTGGAGCCGTATTATATTCCCACCCACTTGTCGGTGAACCCGCCAGCGGACTTGCTCAAGCTGAGGAATGTCACCTATCCGCCTGCCC from Candidatus Binataceae bacterium includes these protein-coding regions:
- the ribB gene encoding 3,4-dihydroxy-2-butanone-4-phosphate synthase encodes the protein MFTDLTPREIAPPFTSVEDALEELRRGRMVVLMDDEQRENEGDLCMVAEKVTPEAINFMLKYGRGLVCLPMAAERIERLGLSMMVGDNTSPLGTAFTNSINARRISGSGVSARDRATTILHAVREDALGNEFISPGHVYPLRAREGGVLVRSGQTEGAVDLARLAGLKPAGVICEILKDDGSMARRDDLVLFARRHKLKILTVADIIEYRLRIETLVQRVAQARLPTEYGEFEAMVYRDLVDLTEHLVLVMGAVDPNEPILVRAHREYLAGDVFAYQERDTRALMTAAMRQIAAAGRGVILYLKRSFNALAAELGGPTTSPPLASTQADNTVGGDFRDYGIGAQILRDIGVRKMVLLSDRAPRLANLTGYGLELVEALPLSLEDGRLASHNGTPQRDGSV